From Rhineura floridana isolate rRhiFlo1 chromosome 5, rRhiFlo1.hap2, whole genome shotgun sequence, a single genomic window includes:
- the TEX26 gene encoding testis-expressed protein 26 isoform X3, which yields MESAEREAGPLLPPISGTTAVPASAPFVPPWRPRSARTAPPPPAVGRIKWDPYETTMKHDFVFKPATDPDADCSRASKGCVIPFQIDEPTGRNIYRDEYCWKPYSKAEPIRSGSASGIRRNNPQPGERFLIWQMPREETPLSTESFSPWTKPITKKEIEEVLKKQYKTAYARDYLGIQPGAAKEGAPAPPDWKVLVPKPPDTEFRRHYQPQPHAPDLQDYTWKYGCNAKRHIPVKGAVPSVTFAQIWNQEHTKNLSTYQRDFGKDYFEIVSVLNSLDPEEIKAYVERAPYPGISCRKRKAIFPEK from the exons ATGGAGTCCGCAGAGCGTGAGGCCGGGCCTCTCCTCCCACCGATCAGTGGCACCACCGCGGTACCCGCCTCAGCCCCCTTTGTCCCCCCATGGAGGCCCCGATCAGCTCGAACGGCGCCGCCGCCGCCTGCTG TAGGCAGAATAAAGTGGGATCCTTATGAAACGACAATGAAACACGATTTTGTCTTTAAACCTGCAACAGACCCTGATGCAGATTG TTCCAGAGCAAGCAAAGGATGTGTCATTCCCTTTCAAATAGATGAACCTACTGGAAGGAATATCTACAGAGATGAGTACTGTTGGAAGCCTTATTCCAAGGCAGAACCGATACGAAGTGGCTCTGCATCAGGAATAAGGAGAAACAATCCTCAGCCCGGGGAA CGTTTCCTGATTTGGCAAATGCCCCGGGAGGAAACACCATTATCTACAGAAAGCTTTTCACCTTGGACAAAACCTATTACTAAAAAAGAGATTGAGGAAGTATTAAAAAAGCAGTATAAAACAGCATACGCGAGAGATTATTTAGGGATACAACCAG GTGCTGCAAAAGAGGGTGCTCCTGCTCCTCCAGACTGGAAAGTGTTAGTCCCAAAGCCACCAGACACTGAATTCAGGCGTCATTACCAGCCCCAACCCCATGCTCCTGACTTACAGGACTATACTTGGAAATATGGATGTAACGCGAAGCGCCATATTCCAGTGAAAGGCGCTG TTCCTTCAGTAACATTTGCTCAAATCTGGAATCAAGAACATACCAAAAATCTGTCCACATACCAAAGAGATTTTGGGAAAGATTATTTCGAGATCGTATCAGTTTTGAATTCTCTAGACCCAGAAGAAATTAAAGCATACGTGGAAAGAGCTCCTTATCCTG